A segment of the Trifolium pratense cultivar HEN17-A07 linkage group LG7, ARS_RC_1.1, whole genome shotgun sequence genome:
CAGAGGATTAGGAAAGTTTatctatgctgtgggtaccaTGGCCAACTTTGATTATGgatcttatttctttcaagaaactttaagtCATGCCTTGACCtatgctgttgagaaaccagttgctcttcctactctgctatgcaatatcatccttgagcaacacccagatatacttAGAAGTACTGATGTTCcctgtaaaaggaaaggggtgttggttattgagcagagactgctggatgggacagatgctgcagcaggtgttggcacatctggaGTACTTTCAAGaaagcagatgattgcagatctgactgagaccagcagagctcttgaggccaggaaaCTGAAAATAGACCGTGTGATTGAGGCCCTCAAGGCTGAGGAGGCTGCTGAGACTgctgagggtgagcctgatGGACAAGAAGGTGAAGGAACTAGTGGCTCTGATGATGACACTGaagatgtgatggaggactctgatgaaagtacTTCTatctgatttctgatgttttcttctatttttctgatgtacttttggtgtttctttgcTGTTActtttatgggcaaggccctggatttctagcacctgtgtgtgcatTTTGGTCTGTAATAATTACACCCTGACACTTCTATTATATGCTACCCTATGATTTCATATGCATGGTGTTTGTcaaaattgtggctaaaaagggggagtagtgtgtgtgtgtatgtgtgacaagtgtgtggatagatgttctcacatctggtgactgttttttgttcgtatgctcgtattgagggggagtgtgaataatatgcatgtactgagggggagtagtgaatattctttctctatctggtgattgtatgcatgaattcagggggagtgtgagtgataatatctcttgatcgcctgaatataTTTGacgacaaatgttgtgccaagtgttatggcacctgactattgagtccactatccactatgactgagaatttatttttctcagatgttttaTGGGAATTTGTTTTTCCTGATGTTTCTATTATGAATGGATGCGCTttaactattaggagtttatttctcctatttctttgcatctactatgggagtttatttctcccttgtgttgttccattaGGCTAGTCGTGTTttttccgctgttgcattgcctctgatgctacttaaatctcttggaagtagtattattatgtgttaccatctttcctagttgtgtgatcatgttgactcgaaggaaaggtaatactgcatctctctatatactggtctaatattgttttagccaaaatttgccaaagggggagattgttgggtttttgtatattggctacattttgcaaaaacatattttagccaagtgttgagacaaatgtgctgaccccaagtgttgtgacaaatgttggtacactttggaacaacacctgtctctgtatctgcgcgcgccagcaagctgttattattttctactcaatcttttgaagatctgtttgaagaattgtttcaaggtttcttacagaggaagacgcacgtgtttaatgtgtttcaggaggcagccaaaccctagttttattttccaaaagaattatatttttggaaaatatatttttgcgtttcaaaaatataactattgttttcaaaaatatatcactgctgccgcaattctagaagccctaattttgtcttgaagcccaagtcattctactactataaatacgaaggcaagcatatggtttcaagcatctaaaatcgtgtcttacaaagcgtgtgttttagggattttagagtgttaattgtgagcctttcttgtgtctcattgatgcaagcttaggacctgagtgttattgagttgtaagtgtgaacttctcctaagctttgaagtacggagattgttctattgtgttgtgtggtttactcgcaagcttttaagcaagagtgaatcctagtttcttaggagtgtgtctccacctgttgtgatcgTTGAACtgaataacaacgctgtctgtgttgttaaggtgggaattgggatggggtctcatatctatgagttcctaggtagaagtgtcattgggtagtgattaagtgagaagttgtaaacgggtgagtttagcttcgaagtaatactgctgatagtggacttcattcctggattggtatcccccagagtaggctttaggctgaactgggttaacaactctcgtgtgttatttactttactgtttgtattgttttatgttatttgctctgtttatagacaagtgttggcgcaccggtaacaacatctgtctacaacagacaagtgttgatacaccttgatcaacacctgtccactgtgtgtcAGGAATTTCACCAATAAATGCCAGCTAATTGTATTTATATTCTAAAAACTTTAATAATGGCAAAAATGAAGAGATAAacaaatggagaggatcttTATTCATTTCATTGTGGTTTGACATTTAGTTGTATGATGATGCATTAGAAGATTGTCcaaaatgattttaatttttttttttttggtaaaacaGTTGTGGATGTTGAGCAGCTGGTGGACATGATTATTCTCTCTTCATGACAATAGTTTTTTAGTAAGCTTTCTGGTAATCCACGCTCGCATTACAAGTGGATAGTTGAACCCATTCTATGTTGGTGCCACTAGGAATTTGTGTGGTTGGCATCATTAGTTTAACTGTCAATTATTTTGTTGCTGATAATTGTGAATCCCCGTTGTTTCTTCATCCTCCAAGGGCTTATTCTCGTCCTCTGAGAGATTATTCTAGTCCTCAATGTTGTCAAAAGTCTtatcttttttcgggaaaagaTAATTAGCAATATCTTCTTTAAAGGATCTCTTTTGCACTTGTTTAGTTTCTTCCATTTCCCAATCTATTTCATCAACACCGCTTTCGTTCATTTCATCCATTTCCTTTgccttcttcttctcttcagTCGAAAAAGAATACGGAAGTGGTATTCTAACTAAACAGTGGGCAAAGAtaagaaatgaaaaaacaacaaatatttgaCCGGCATAATCTCGCAATAGTAACAGCGTGTACTTATCAAATCGCATAGTTAGCTTCGATTTGATCGAATATTTTTGCTGTAACCAGACTACTAATATCAATCCAATACATTTCATCAAAATGACCAATTAACCAACCAACAAAACTACTGAAGATCAattaactcatatatatatatatatatatatatttctatatatatttctttatcAAAATGTTAAGCTGAATGGGCCACTAGCTTTATGGGTCTTACCCAGTCCGGAAcaataaaagaattttttttttctacccctacatttatctctttaccccaacatattttaaaatattcctaTTCTATCCTTATATATTGTGTTGGTATGTTAAGAGTGTGCTGGTTTGTTAATTAAACtgtgctggtatgttaaaaCTCCATCAAAAGTGTGCTGGTATTTTAAATAACTACCTATATCCCCTTGTTTGGCAGCAATGTGAAATGCATCAAAACCATTTCTTGCTTTAATTCCAGCATCAACAAGATCATAATATTGAATCATTTCTCTAACAACATCAATATAACCATACTCAACAGCAACATAAAGAGttgtgtctccatcttgattctGCCTAGTCAATAATTCAAGCAATTCATCCTCCTCAGCAGAATTAAGGGTATCCCTTCGTTACAACATCTAAATTCCCTGCTCTTGCTGCAGAATGCAAACGTGTATCATCCCTTTTTCCTGTCAATTTCATTTTGTCATCTTTTTCTTTGGGTGCTCACATTCATAGCTTGTTGCTGCACCATTTAAGTTGCATTATTGGATTCACCCATCTTCAAATTTTCTATCTTTTGATGCTAATTACTATATCAAAATCATTGTGGAATCTGATCACAacacaaaaacataataaaggGTTTAAAACATTGCACCTAggtactttatttttattgcattatgaagcacatacacttttcagattaggcgtgtctcgATGTCGGGCACGCGTCGATCTCACACAccgacacgacaccgacacttatgaatACActgaattatattattttctcaaattattatcggtgttgacGTGTGTGTCATGTCTTGTGCCCATgcttcatatattattatattctaaagaataaaaacaacccaagaaacagaaattggaaaaagacaaaaaataaatgattcaTTGTATTGGTCGtcgaatgatcatggaagacaaaaaatcaaatgggtaagaatggaaaaacaaaagaaacgaacttgaaaataaattaaacctTGGGTTGAAGAAAGTACCTCCTCAACCCTTATGCTAGCTTCGTTCTACCACCGTGAAAACTATAAAGAACAAAGATTCGATTTTGAAAGAAACAACATTTGCAAAGGTGGTGGTGAATTTGGTGATGGTGTCGGAAATAATTCGGAAAAAATatgttgagagagagagagaagaagatacacttttaacataccagcacactttTGATGCAGTTTTAACATACCGGCACACTTTAATTAACATACAAGCACACTTTAAttaacataccagcacacttttaacataccaacacaATATATAAGGGTagaatatgaatattttaaaatatgttggggtaaagagatAAACGTaggggtataaaaaaaattccacaataaaataataatgttgcTGCTTTTTTAGGGCCTCAAATTTTGCATATGATAATGTGCTTAcgctaaaaaataagcaaatgttaattaaatatttttgggcCTAAATTCTTTAGAAGGCTTAAATTTTAGAATcaacttatattttatatttttttattgggcctaagtttttgtaaaaaattatatttatgaatTGGGAGTTGACTTATATGTCcaaattttaattcttttatgaatttctttttctttctttttctaggTAAGAATTGacttttacttattttatttgtcttgggaattgacttttatttttacttttcctgagaattgaatttatttctttatttgtcTTGAGAATTGAATATATagccttttatatttattttgatttccttTAAATACCACCATATATTCACCACTCTATAATGCAAATATTCTGCGGCTCTTCCGTGTCTTTTACGTACCTTAGTGATGGCTATTTCTCACTCTTTCATTCCTTTGACCTTTTTCATATTGCTCTTCAAACAGGTCATAGCCGGCATTGATACAAATTGGTATGATGCTCACGCAACCTTCTATGGTGGTCCGTCAGGAGCTGGAACCATGCGTAAGTTCTAAAATTAaactttcatttttattctatatgagtttttaaatgatataaattGTTTATACGTTATTTAGAATCTCAACAATAAATAACTATGAATCTCCATTATTTTGTTTGCCTAATATTCTCCACCCAcatacaattataaaaaaaaaatagataaatcaTATTTCAAGTTTTTTATATCATACGTTATGTGTTACATGAAGTTCAAATGACTATTCGTTGttagttattatatatgaaTGAAGAACATACGGGAAACAAGTTGTGTACCTAATCCTTTATTGTATTTGTGCAGAGGGGGCTTGTGGTTATGGTGATCTCTACAAACAAGGATATGGACTTGCAAACACAGCACTAAGCACAGCTCTATTCAATAACGGAGCTACTTGTGGTGCTTGTTTTCAGTTAGTTTGTGTGAACGATCCTCAATGGTGCATAAAGGGTGCAAGGCCAATCACGGTAACCGCAACAAATTTTTGTCCTCCAGATTACTCCAAAACCACTGATATTTGGTGTAATCCACCACAAAAACACTTTGACTTGAGTTATAAAATGTTCACTTCTATTGCCTACGAAAAAGGCGGTATCATACCAGTTAAATATCGACGTGTTTCATGTTTCAAAAGAGGGGGTGTAAGGTTTGAGATCAAcggaaaccctaatttcttgttAGTTTTGGTGTTCAATGTTGCTAATGCTGGCGAAGTTTCTCGTGTTAGTGTCAAAGGATCTAAGACTGGCTGGATTCCCATGAAACGCAATTGGGGACAAAAGTGGGATTCTGGAGTTAATTTGGTAGGACAAGCTTTGTCATTTCAAGTTACTACAAGTGATGGAAAAACTTTGGAGTTTTATTCAGTTTCTCCTTACAACTGGCAATTTGGACAGACTTATGAGGGTCGGggtaatttttagataaaatttaATACGTTAATATATCTAGTCACAAAATCATTAGGAGAAtgagttaaaaaataataattattcgGAGTATCATGTAATTTTAATTCTAGtattttgatgaaataaaagCATGtggtttataaattataaactagtttatttgtacaccttttctttttataatttatgtttaaatgATTTTCCAATTTCACTTAGAATtctagcttcttttttttttctttcataaagaTAAAATGTAgtaagtagtttttattttcaaaatttttagaCTTATATAAATGGCATTTTTCATAAAGTAATTGTATatagatttataaaaaattacatactGTGTGATTCTatatacaatttatttatttaaaaatctattttattatatatatatatatatatatatatatatatatat
Coding sequences within it:
- the LOC123894832 gene encoding expansin-A23-like, which produces MAISHSFIPLTFFILLFKQVIAGIDTNWYDAHATFYGGPSGAGTMQGACGYGDLYKQGYGLANTALSTALFNNGATCGACFQLVCVNDPQWCIKGARPITVTATNFCPPDYSKTTDIWCNPPQKHFDLSYKMFTSIAYEKGGIIPVKYRRVSCFKRGGVRFEINGNPNFLLVLVFNVANAGEVSRVSVKGSKTGWIPMKRNWGQKWDSGVNLVGQALSFQVTTSDGKTLEFYSVSPYNWQFGQTYEGRGNF